The genomic region ATCCAATATTTGGATAGCTTATTTTTAAATGAGACAAAAGCTGATATTAACAAGTTCCATTTCAAAGTACGTCTGAAATTTATTTAGGCGCTACTGCGGACAAATTTCAAATTCAAGACACAATACTTAAAATCAATAAGAATGTTTTTTATAGACTAAATATAGGATATAAATTTGCTAAAGAAGTTGAAGAGATATATAAATACAGTAATCTAACTTATCCTTTTTAAAATAATCGTTATTTTGTTTGCCAGTACAACTTTTAAACTATCCGTTCATTCTTTCAATTACCTGAATAAGAAAAAGGAGGGAGACGGATAAAGAAGATCTATATCAATATTAAAGCACAAACAAATGAATCAACATATTAAGGAGATAGTTTCAGTATTGAAAACTTTTTCTATTCCATTTAAAATTTTAGAGAATGATGAGTCACTTTTATTTTTTAATACGATAATAAATGAGTATGCTAGGAAAGAGGTTTATAAATATCCTTTATGGGAAAACCTGTCTAATTGGTGCGGCGTTGATTATCGATATTCTTGGGAATGGTTCAATCAAATTATTGAAACTAATGATTTAATATTGTTTTTTGAACCGGAAGACGACAAAAACTTTATTTTAATAGACAATGCAGTTGATTTAATTAAATTAATAAATAATTCTTATCGATTTACATTTTATATTTCAAATATAGAAGCTGAATTTCTTTATTGCTATAATGACCACGATAATTTATTAGCTTCTGGAAAAGCCATAAAATGGCTATCTAGTTATGATTTTATTATTAAAATGGAATAACTCTTTTTCAAACAAATCATAATTCAAACATTTGAATAGTCAATTATCCCTGAATACTTCTATATAAAGAAAAAAAGAAAGTAATGACCCTTAAAAAGAAAAATGAAATGAGACAAAATAGTTTGATGGAAACTTTTAAGAGCTGACAAAAGAAATATAATTACTACCAACTTAATTGATCAAATCCTAGCCAATCTCTGATTTTTTTTTGAATCTCCCGATTCTTTGGACTACCAGACTCCTCAATTTTTTCAAATAGTTGAATAAAAATAACTTCTTCTGATAACTCTTTTACAAGGAATGCCTCCTTAAATGATAAAATTTTATCTTTACTAATTATTTTATAAAATGAAGGGCCAAACCACATTTTAAATGCTGGCATAACCCAAGTAGAGTTCACTAAAGACGATCTACCCGGATTATTCGAAATATCGATTTTCCTTTGTCCGTATTTATCTATTATAAAATGTCTTGGTTCAGCGTTAAACAAACCTCTCATTTGAAGTATGCTTTCAAATTGTTCTGATTGAGAATATCTGTAGTCCTCATCAAAATAAAACGCAGATACAAAGATGGGTGAAAAATAAAACTTTCTATCTTGTTAATATCATTTTCTAATAAATCATAGTTTTCTACAATTTGTATTGATCTGTGAGAAATCTGAACTCCACCTGTATTCATAATGCTACACAAATCAAAATTCTTATTGCTTAAAATTATATCATCATTTGAAGACGCCTTTTCAATTTGTTTTTTATGCTTAGTTTCATTCCAATTTAAACATTTTGAAGATTTAATAAAAAAAAGCGGGTCGAATTCGACGAAATCATTATAAAATTTAATGAAATCGCTTCCATTTAAGCTACCACTTTTAAAACATATTTGTAATCCTGCTTTCATAAAATTTTACTTAATTTCAAATATATCAACTATAACTTTATGCTTAAATTAAGTTTGATTTGGATTGGGGTATGTATGCACATTGTATGCACGTTAAAAATTGGCATGTTCTGAAAATAGTATAACTTATTGAAAATTAAGTGATCCCGACGAGGATCGAACTCATAACCTACTGCTTAGAAGGCAGTTGCTCTATCCAATTGAGCTACGGAATCAGAAGAAGTTGAAAGTGTGAGTGTGGAGTTGGAGTGTGTTGGCGAGCTTTCAACGAAATGCTAAAACATATACAGACTCTCACTCTGGTCACTCTGAATAAGTCGGGGTGGCAGGATTCGAACCTGCGACCTCATAGTCCCAAACCATGCGCGATAACCGGACTACGCTACACCCCGAAACTAATTTTTACTGCTTGCAACATTTGAACTGAAGCGCGGTGAGGAGGGATTCGAACCCTCAGTACCGTTTCCAGTACGACAGTTTAGCAAACTGTTCCTTTCGGCCACTCAGGCACCTCACCGTAATGCAAGGGCGGCAAAGATAGAATATTGTCCTTTTTCTGCAAATAAAAAGAACTTATTTAAGTGCGTTTGTTTCAGTTATATACGAATATTTTAATTTGTTTCCTTTTAGTATGGGCCTCCTAAAACGCCGTTTTTGTCTTTTTACTTGAGGGAAAGTTTATGGATTAATATTCCCGCAGATTGCGCAGATTGCGCAGAAAATCCGCAGAGATCTCTGCGAGATCGAAAATAGATATCGGAACGACTTCATAAAAAAAATTCTGCGGCTATTCTGCGTATTCTGCGCAACTCTGCGGGAAATAAAATCCCGTTGCAATACTTTCAACCTCTAAATCAACTAGAATCTCGAATTACAAATGAACTAATGATATTACGTAATCATGTGCGACCTCTTCGAGGTCGGGTGCCGTGGGGGATATTGTTTTCTACAAATGTGCGACCCCTTCAGGGTCGGCAGTCCGGGAAATTTTAGACTGCTTTGGTTTCTCGATTAGCTGTTAAATTTTCAGGCGCTGGTTTTCATGTTTACAAAGGTAAAGGCGCTTGCATACAACGTGGACTGATAATAAAATCTTATAATTCACATTATTGTGCCACATGGCAATTTTAAAAATTTATAATCGCGCTTTGTTCCGATCATCTGCCACGTGGACTGATAATTAAAAATAAAACCCGATCTTATATTTCGTCACATTGTTCCGCTAATCTGCCAGGTGGACTGATAATTAAAATAAAACCCGATCTTATAATTCGTCACATTATTTCGCTCATCAGTCACTGTCAGTTCAACCTGATGTTCTTTGTTTTCCATAAACGGTGAAACATCGCACTGCAACATTCCTGTCTTTCTGTCGAACTCAAACAACATCCATTTGCCATCAACTTTTCCTGAATAGGATTTGATCTTTGATAAATTGTCTTTCGCTATGAATTGAATTACTGCGCCGCGATAGGAATTCATATCTGCAGGAACATAATCTTTTACAACTACAGGTGGAGTAGTGTCAAGCACAGTTGTATAGTCTCCGAAAACTGAAACCTGAGTGGAAACAAATTTATTATTCCAGTTACCGCCGACCTTTTAATGTTCCGTCTCTCTGGATCTCTGCGACAACTGCTTTCGACATCAGTGAATCTGCTAAAACTGTTTCCGGTTTTATTCCTACAGTGATCGGAACATTCAATGCTTCATACCAGTTACCGACACGATATGTATTCGACAAGTACTGCGGACTTTTAATTTCCATGTCTGTATAATACAAATCCTGATATACTGCATTCGCCGGAATAGCAACATCGAGTTTCGATTTGTGAATGGCAACTCCTTTGGCATTGGTCACTAACATTGCATCAGCAGGGTGTGCCTGGTACTGATATTGATTCAATGTCGGATAAACGACTACAGGAAATTCTATCTGCGATTTATTGCCATGAATAAATTCCCAATACAGCCTGTGAATTATCGATACGGTCTGTTGCACCAACTCCGAAACTAACGTAACCAAATGCCTGAACAATATCAGTAGTATTCAACATTAAAATTCCATCTACATTTTGTGTTTCATATACAACTGAACTGTCTGTCTTATTTACAATTCCTGCTTCCATCGTCGGATAGATGCGGATACATTTTAATTCAGGTGCCAGTCCATCGAAAACATGTAAGCCAAATAAAAACGGATTAATCGGCTCTTCAGTCTGCTCATCACGAATTTCAAAATGTAAATGCGGACCTTCAGCACTTCCTGATGCACCACTATATGCAATCACTTCGTCCTGTTTTACAACAAAGTCTTTAGGTTTTAGATTTACATCCAGTTCGAAAACTTGTTTCTCATATTGAATTTTCCGGATGTATTCATTAACAGGTTGAGTGAATTTTTGCAAATGACCATATACCGTTACATATCCATTCGGATGTGTGATGTACAATGCTTTCCATATCCGTCAGCCGAAATTTTGATTCGTGAAATATATCCTGCAGCCGATGCCGAAACCGGACGGCCTTCCATTTCTTCAGTTCCCAGATCCAGTCCGGAGTGAAAGTGATTATCACGGATCTCTCCAAAAGTTCCCACAATAGTGACCGGGGTATCAATTGGCCAGTGGAAATAATTTTGCGGGTAATTCTGCGCTTGTGAAGTGGCAAAAAAGAACAATAACAGGAAAACGGGCAATAACTGACTTTTTCTCATTTTTCGTGGATTTACATGCAAAGAAAATAAATTCCCGTGAAGAGGCTAATTAAACCCCAAAAAGAAAGGACCGCCGGCTTTTACCCCGACGGCCCACCACACGAAAAACATGAACACAAAAACTATATAAATGAACGATTTTAAGTTCAGGTATATTCTTTCTTTTAATTGGAGAATTACTTTGGTTTGACAAAGTTTAACAGTGATTAACAAAAGCTCTTACATATGGAATTTCAATATTCTGTTTTACTACTGTTTTCGATTCTTAAAGGCACATTTAGATTTTTTTATCTTTTACCGTAGTAGAACTTCAGACCCAGAATAGATGAATTTACGATGAGCGAGAAGCTATTGGTTATCAGAATAGGGAGGTCGTCTTTGAGTATTCCATACCAGATCCAGAAGCAAAATCCTGCTATCAATATGATCAGCATGAATGCAGAAAGATCTGTGGGTTTCTTTTCTTTTATGATTTTGATCAATTGAGGCAAGGAAGCGATTGCAGTTAGAATACCTGCAAGCAGACCTATTGTGTTTTGCATGCTCTGCTCAATAAAATATCATTCCTTTTAGGTGAATAGAAGAGACGGATTGTAACAGGAATTCAACAATCCAACGAAAATTTCTACCTTCGCGCAACAATAAAAAACTATGTCAACAATTTCATTAGGGATCGGGTCCAGAGTACGCCATCCACAATTTGGTGAAGGTGTAATTATTCAGATCAAACCGGAAGAGTATATGGTTACTTTCATGCAACATGGTATGCGTGAAATTGACCGGACATTTGATCAGTTTGAAATTATCGATGCAAATGATGCCGATAATGATCTGGTAAGTCTGGCCGATATAGAAGTGTTGCTTGTAAACACTCTTCGAAAGTACTCAGACCTCCAGGAAAGAGTAGAAATGGGACAGAAATGGACCGGCGGAACGATGATCCTTAAACCGGGAGATTCATCACTGAAATCCAAAGAAGTTCCGATCGAAACCTTCTTCAGTAAGATAGTCATGCTTCGTGACCGACTCAGAGTATTAGAACAAAGAGTGAACAGTCACGAAAAACTTACCGACGAAGATAAAGTCAATATGCAGCAATATATCACCCGTTGTTATGGTTCATTGACAACTTTCAATGTATTGTTCCGTTTCCAAACTGATCATTTCACCGGAGAAGCAAGTAAATAAGTAAGTAAAAAAAAACGCTAATTATACTTCATTTCACTTCATTCCACTTCATTTTACTTCATTCCTTTCATACCCTTCATTCCTTTCATTCAAGAAAATCATGAATCTCCTCTCAATCGAGAATCTCTCAAAGTCATATGGAGATAAAATACTGTTTGATAATATTAGTTTTGGAATATCGAAGGGCGAAAAGGTTGCTTTGATTGCAAGAAACGGCGCGGGAAAAAGTACGTTGCTAAAAATTATTGCAGGAAAAGAAACTCCGGATAGCGGACTTGTTACTTTTAGAAAAGACATCAATGTGGAATTCCTCGAGCAGGAACCATATATGGATAATACAAAAACTGTTCTTGAAGTTATTTTTGATGTTGATAATCCATCGGTGCAACTGATGCGTGATTATGAACTGATGCTTGAAAAAGATCAGTTGAATCATACTCCAGAAACTGCACGTGAACTTGAAAGATTGTCGGGATTGATCAGTGATGCAAATGCATGGGATTATGAGTGCGTGTGCGACAGGTATTGTCGCGATTGAATATTCATAACCTCGATCAACCGATCCGACAGTTGTCGGGTGGACAGAAAAAAAGAATTGCTCTTGCAAAGGCATTGATCGATCCGGCTGATATACTCATCATGGATGAGCCAACGAATCACCTGGACGTTGAAATGGTGGAATGGCTTGAAGATTTTCTGACGCGTTCGCAGTTGTCGCTTATACTTGTAACTCACGACAGATATTTTCTTGAGAACATTACGGATAAGATCATTGAGATGGAGAATGGAAACATTTATTCATACGAAGGAAATTATTCTTATTTCTTAGAAAAGAAAGAAGAACGTGAATTCAATGAGACTCGTGAACGTGATAAGGCACGCAACATTATGCGCACAGAATTGGAATGGATGCGCAGAATGCCAAAGGCAAGAGGCACAAAATCAAAAGCACGTATCGATTCATTTTATGAATTGAAGAATAAAGCAGCAGGAAAAAAAGCAGAAGGTAAAATGGAACTCGATGTGAAAATGAATCGCATCGGAGGTAAAGTTATTGAACTGAAAAAAGTTTATAAAGGATTTGATAATCTTCCGATCTTACAAGGTTTCGATTATACTTTTAAAACCGGAGAACGAATTGGGATAGTCGGAAAGAATGGTGCAGGGAAGTCAACTTTTTTGAATTTGCTCGTCGGACTTGAACAACCTGATTCAGGAAAGATCAATGTCGGGGAAACGATCGTGTTCGGATATTATTCGCAGCAAGGCCTGGAAGTGAAAGAAGATAAGCGTGTGATTGAAGTTGTAAAGGAACATGCAGAAGTCATTCAGTTGAGTGACGGATCAAAAGTTTCTGCCGGACAATTTTTGCAGTTGTTTCAGTTTCCACCTGAAGTTCAATACACATATGTCAGTAAACTCAGTGGTGGCGAAAGAAGACGTTTGCATTTGCTTACTGTGTTGATCAAGAATCCTAACTTTTTAATTCTTGATGAACCTACAAATGATCTTGATCTTTTAACATTGGGAATTCTTGAAGAGTTTCTGATGAATTACACCGGATGTTTATTAGTTGTTTCCCATGACCGGTATTTTATGGATAAGCTTGTTGACCATCTTTTTATTTTTGAAGGCGAAGGAAAGATCCGTGATTACAATGGCTGCTATTCAGAATACAGAATGGCTGAAGATGAGAAAGAAAAAATCTCGCTAAAACCTAAACCGAAAAATCAGGAACCATCATTTGATGAAACTAAGAAAACTGAAGTTTCAAATAAGAAGAAGATGACGTTCAAAGAGAAATTTGAACTTGAAACTATTGAAAAGCAATTGTCACATCTCGAAACAGAAAAGGATGAGTTGACAAAAAAACTAAGTAGTGGTGGAGGAAGTCATACTGAATTGGTGGAATGGGCCAACAGGATGGAAGTTATACTTAAGGAAATTGACGAGAAATCACTTCGTTGGCTTGAACTTTCAGAAATAGCCGGTTAAAAGAAAGCTACAGTTTTTCATTTAATCTATTGCAATTCAATTAAATACGGAAATTTTTAATATTTTATTTGCGAAGCCGATTAGTTGCACATATATTTGCAACCGATTGGCTTCGTAATTATAAAAAGAAAATGAGAAGAGATATATTTCAGGCAATAGCAGATCCAACGCGTCGGGCAATCATTGCATTGATTGCAATTCATGCTATGACACCAAATGCAATATCGGAGCGTTTTGATATTACCAGACAATCAGTTTCAAAGCATTTGCGGATTTTAACAGAATGTCAACTCTTGAAAAAAGAACAACAGGGCAGAGAAATTTATTATCAACTTGATATTAAACAAATGAAAGAA from Bacteroidota bacterium harbors:
- a CDS encoding SemiSWEET transporter, whose translation is MQNTIGLLAGILTAIASLPQLIKIIKEKKPTDLSAFMLIILIAGFCFWIWYGILKDDLPILITNSFSLIVNSSILGLKFYYGKR
- a CDS encoding ABC-F family ATP-binding cassette domain-containing protein: MNLLSIENLSKSYGDKILFDNISFGISKGEKVALIARNGAGKSTLLKIIAGKETPDSGLVTFRKDINVEFLEQEPYMDNTKTVLEVIFDVDNPSVQLMRDYELMLEKDQLNHTPETARELERLSGLISDANAWDYECVCDRYCRD
- a CDS encoding M23 family metallopeptidase encodes the protein MYITHPNGYVTVYGHLQKFTQPVNEYIRKIQYEKQVFELDVNLKPKDFVVKQDEVIAYSGASGSAEGPHLHFEIRDEQTEEPINPFLFGLHVFDGLAPELKCIRIYPTMEAGIVNKTDSSVVYETQNVDGILMLNTTDIVQAFGYVSFGVGATDRIDNSQAVLGIYSWQ
- a CDS encoding winged helix-turn-helix transcriptional regulator — its product is MRRDIFQAIADPTRRAIIALIAIHAMTPNAISERFDITRQSVSKHLRILTECQLLKKEQQGREIYYQLDIKQMKEIDKWLEQFRKIWEDRYSQLDDLLLNIKNKTKK
- a CDS encoding ABC-F family ATP-binding cassette domain-containing protein; its protein translation is MNIHNLDQPIRQLSGGQKKRIALAKALIDPADILIMDEPTNHLDVEMVEWLEDFLTRSQLSLILVTHDRYFLENITDKIIEMENGNIYSYEGNYSYFLEKKEEREFNETRERDKARNIMRTELEWMRRMPKARGTKSKARIDSFYELKNKAAGKKAEGKMELDVKMNRIGGKVIELKKVYKGFDNLPILQGFDYTFKTGERIGIVGKNGAGKSTFLNLLVGLEQPDSGKINVGETIVFGYYSQQGLEVKEDKRVIEVVKEHAEVIQLSDGSKVSAGQFLQLFQFPPEVQYTYVSKLSGGERRRLHLLTVLIKNPNFLILDEPTNDLDLLTLGILEEFLMNYTGCLLVVSHDRYFMDKLVDHLFIFEGEGKIRDYNGCYSEYRMAEDEKEKISLKPKPKNQEPSFDETKKTEVSNKKKMTFKEKFELETIEKQLSHLETEKDELTKKLSSGGGSHTELVEWANRMEVILKEIDEKSLRWLELSEIAG